The genomic segment AGCCCCAGCTACTAAAGTAACTTTCAAAAGAGAAAATCCTACTTTCATCTTTTATATTATTTTTATAGGTAATTGTGCCCCATTCATCTGTAGAAGTCTCGGCCGTTGATTCATTGCCAGTATACTCTGTTGCTTCTGAATAGGTGGGTAGAATTGATGTCACGGTTTTCATATCATCATTATCATTGTTGCTGCAACCGCAGAATACAAATGTCGATAATAGCACTAATAAAGATAATTTTTTCATAATCAGTTTATTTATTGATTTTTTATGTGAGAAATTATTTGGTGTAATGTAAATCTTCTATGGTCGAAACTTCGGTGGAAGCTTCACCCATCCATCCGCAATCTTGGTTCATAGCACAGTATATTTTCACGAAATCTATTCCATCAAGATGCACATGATTTCCGTTCGCATCTACTGCCCAGTCTATTTTAAAATTACTGTACTCTGTGTTGTTGGGCTGATTGTCTGCATATCCCCAATCAAAGCAATATGATACCCAATGTTGGCTGGTACCAGTCCCCTCATTCACTGCATTGTCCGGCAGGCGAGTTCCGCTAAAGGTAATTTCATCATCCATCCATGCCGGATAGTAAGACGTTTGCTGGTGGTAAGAGTTACGAAGTATGTAACCCTCTTTGCCTTGATTATCTATCCATTTCACATCAGCGTTTGCGGGATTAGGGCGATAGTATGTTATTCGGTAGTTGCGGATTACTTTGTCTGAATTGTATTCACTTCCCGCCAATTCATACCATGTGTCATCGGGTATTCCGTTGCCATTTGAATCTTTCGATACCAGAACGATGCCAGGTTCGGAACTACCTCCCGGTTTGCCGGTGGCTGTGCCGTACATGTCGTAATAAGCATTGCCGTAAATCTTAAAATCATATTCTCCTAATACATTCTTAATTGTATGATCAAAACCTAGTGTTATATTTCCTCCGAAACCACCTAGACTGAGTAAAGATTTGTTTTTTACTTGTTCGGTAGCGTACTCTAATACTTGTGCAGTTGTGTAGCTGTCTTTATAGGCGGTGGTGCCGGTATTCATATATTGGCAGGGGGCCGGGATGTATTCATATACTTTGTTGGCAAAAGCCGGTGAGGTTTTTTCATTATCATTATTGTCTATCACGCTTTGCGAAGCTTTATCGCTAAATGCAATTGTATTAGGGTTTAGTCCCACATTACTGAGGCGAAACTGTAACTGTCCCTGCGGATTGAAGCAAAGCACATCGCCCGTAACCTTATAATCATACGCATCGGTGATGTAAATATTACTATTGTACGGATTCACGTTGATACCGTAAGGGGTGGTCAGAGTAGTTCCATCAGTGATGAAATTTTCGCGCTCCATTGTCTCAGTGCGAACATTGAAAACTTTGATCCATGACTTGCCGGACGTATAATCGT from the uncultured Bacteroides sp. genome contains:
- a CDS encoding YncE family protein, translated to MKKYTYVLWLLLLATLLHACDDMTDTDSITAGTGNSDVNPESGTAELYVLNEGLFNLNNSTLMRYSFSSGTSVKNYFRQINNRGLGDTANDMGIYGSKLYIVVNVSSQIEVMDLNSGISLAQIPMLSQNGSSRQPRYITFAEGKAYVCSFDGTVARIDTTSLTVDAYTAAGRNPDGICVQNEKLYVSNSGGLDSPNYDNTVSVIDLATFTEIKKITVGSNPGKILPDKYGDVYVVTRGNLKTDNYHFVQINSQTDEVTHVFDSAVLNFAINDDYAYLYNYDYTSGKSWIKVFNVRTETMERENFITDGTTLTTPYGINVNPYNSNIYITDAYDYKVTGDVLCFNPQGQLQFRLSNVGLNPNTIAFSDKASQSVIDNNDNEKTSPAFANKVYEYIPAPCQYMNTGTTAYKDSYTTAQVLEYATEQVKNKSLLSLGGFGGNITLGFDHTIKNVLGEYDFKIYGNAYYDMYGTATGKPGGSSEPGIVLVSKDSNGNGIPDDTWYELAGSEYNSDKVIRNYRITYYRPNPANADVKWIDNQGKEGYILRNSYHQQTSYYPAWMDDEITFSGTRLPDNAVNEGTGTSQHWVSYCFDWGYADNQPNNTEYSNFKIDWAVDANGNHVHLDGIDFVKIYCAMNQDCGWMGEASTEVSTIEDLHYTK